The following coding sequences lie in one Metallumcola ferriviriculae genomic window:
- a CDS encoding phosphate ABC transporter ATP-binding protein, which translates to MPAFQLEGVTKEFKGKLVLDIPELVIEHGCIYGIVGPSGAGKSTLLRLLNLLEIPSTGRIFFNGISTDTNTKSRLNLRRSMTMVFQKPVLFATSVLDNVTYGLTARGISKSTARREAFYALEKVGLKEFTQRNARSLSGGEAQRVALARAVVLKPKVLLLDEPTSNLDPANVAIIEKIARDLNRERGTTVMMVTHNIFQAKRLAGEIIFMYQGRAAESGPVEKIFQNPDDNRTRAFLNGEMIF; encoded by the coding sequence TTGCCTGCTTTTCAACTTGAAGGTGTTACTAAAGAGTTTAAGGGTAAATTGGTGTTGGATATCCCGGAGTTAGTGATTGAGCATGGCTGTATTTATGGCATTGTGGGGCCTAGCGGCGCTGGAAAGAGTACACTGCTGCGACTGCTGAATCTACTGGAAATACCGAGCACAGGTCGGATATTTTTTAATGGTATTTCCACTGACACAAATACAAAGTCTCGGCTTAACTTAAGGCGAAGCATGACCATGGTTTTTCAAAAACCAGTGTTGTTTGCCACATCAGTACTTGATAACGTAACATACGGCTTGACAGCACGAGGCATATCTAAAAGCACGGCCCGTCGGGAAGCATTTTATGCACTGGAAAAGGTGGGTTTGAAAGAATTTACCCAGCGTAACGCCCGTTCATTATCTGGTGGTGAAGCCCAGCGGGTTGCCCTCGCTAGAGCTGTAGTGCTTAAGCCTAAAGTGCTGCTCTTGGATGAACCTACATCCAACTTGGATCCTGCGAACGTAGCAATAATAGAAAAGATCGCCCGAGATTTAAACCGGGAACGGGGTACCACGGTGATGATGGTAACTCATAATATTTTTCAAGCTAAAAGATTAGCGGGAGAAATAATATTTATGTATCAGGGTCGGGCGGCGGAGAGTGGCCCAGTTGAAAAAATATTTCAAAACCCCGATGATAATCGCACTAGGGCCTTTCTTAATGGCGAGATGATTTTTTGA
- a CDS encoding thiamine diphosphokinase — protein sequence MNKIAAIITNGNLDLLEQNKKQIMETDFIVCVDGAASILTRWNIQPHVLLGDLDSINLAARRSMEQMGVPIQQHPVEKDQTDTELALHYCTKKGFSKVLLFGALGSRLDHSLANVLLCLAAQKLGLQLTIFTDTGWARLVGTHLSIQGEPGDLLSLLPLSECVSGVTLDGMKYPLDNASIHLGTTRGISNELSGNCASVSVTSGDLLAIFTRQAHA from the coding sequence ATGAATAAAATAGCAGCCATTATCACCAACGGCAATCTGGACTTACTGGAACAAAATAAAAAACAAATAATGGAGACGGACTTTATCGTTTGTGTGGACGGTGCGGCAAGTATTTTAACCCGCTGGAACATCCAACCCCACGTGCTGCTGGGCGATTTGGATTCTATTAATTTAGCTGCCCGCCGTTCCATGGAACAAATGGGTGTGCCTATCCAACAACATCCCGTGGAAAAGGATCAAACAGATACAGAATTGGCATTGCATTACTGCACAAAAAAAGGTTTTAGTAAAGTTCTGTTGTTTGGCGCTTTAGGGAGCCGCTTAGATCATTCCCTTGCCAACGTTCTTTTGTGTCTCGCCGCCCAAAAATTAGGTCTGCAGTTAACTATTTTTACTGACACAGGCTGGGCTCGCTTAGTGGGGACACATCTATCTATCCAGGGAGAACCCGGCGATTTGCTTTCGCTCCTCCCCCTGTCAGAATGTGTCAGCGGCGTCACCCTGGATGGAATGAAGTATCCCCTGGATAACGCTTCAATCCATCTGGGCACAACACGAGGTATCAGTAATGAGCTTAGCGGTAATTGCGCCTCAGTATCAGTTACATCAGGTGACTTGCTGGCCATATTTACACGCCAAGCACACGCATAA
- the thiT gene encoding energy-coupled thiamine transporter ThiT — protein MVIPQALVGLWFYFGGQIRGGVTLKNIRMMVETGMLVGLAMALNMLKLFEMPQGGSVSLEMIPIFILAIRWGTGTGLIGGLLFGVGQLLLGAKIYYPMQALLDYPIAFTLLGLTGLWRKHFYFGITAATLARGFAHVLSGVIFFAEYTPVGQNVWIYSLIYNGSYLLPELVLSVSVMAILTKQKGFMQEMQPMSQ, from the coding sequence ATGGTTATACCGCAGGCCTTGGTTGGTCTGTGGTTTTACTTTGGCGGGCAAATACGAGGGGGAGTAACCTTGAAAAACATACGCATGATGGTTGAAACAGGAATGTTGGTTGGCTTGGCTATGGCACTGAATATGCTGAAGCTCTTTGAAATGCCCCAGGGCGGCTCGGTATCTTTGGAAATGATACCGATATTTATTTTGGCAATTCGTTGGGGGACGGGTACCGGTCTAATCGGCGGACTGTTATTCGGAGTAGGCCAACTCTTGTTGGGTGCTAAAATTTATTACCCGATGCAAGCCCTATTAGATTATCCGATAGCGTTTACTTTGTTGGGACTGACAGGCCTTTGGCGAAAGCATTTCTACTTTGGTATTACCGCTGCCACCCTAGCCAGAGGTTTTGCACATGTACTGTCAGGCGTAATTTTCTTTGCCGAATATACACCCGTAGGTCAGAACGTCTGGATTTACTCCTTGATTTATAACGGCTCATATTTGCTGCCTGAATTAGTTCTTTCGGTATCGGTCATGGCCATCCTAACCAAACAAAAAGGTTTTATGCAAGAAATGCAACCTATGTCTCAGTGA
- a CDS encoding substrate-binding domain-containing protein — translation MINGNRLAYIVLLIIVMGLFAVGCGQQTAPPADTGKQQAADENAGKTDDQVLDKELLLATTTSTYDSGLLDVLEPDFEEKTGYDLQIISKGTGASLKLGQNGDVDVLLVHAKDRELALVEEGYFINRHDVMYNDFIILGPEEDPAGVKGMTNAVEAFKKIADAQLEFASRGDNSGTNMKELAIWESAAIEPTDDWYLSLGQGMGDTLRVANEKQAYTLSDRGTYIAMKDKLNLKALVEGDQIMFNQYGVMAVNPEKHNGINAEGADAFIQYMLSPETQVKIGAYKKYGEQLFTPNA, via the coding sequence ATGATAAATGGGAATCGTTTAGCATATATAGTTTTACTTATTATAGTTATGGGACTATTCGCAGTAGGATGCGGGCAGCAGACTGCACCGCCGGCGGATACGGGAAAACAGCAGGCGGCTGATGAAAATGCAGGGAAAACTGATGACCAGGTTCTAGATAAAGAACTGCTGCTGGCGACTACCACCAGTACCTATGATTCGGGATTATTGGATGTGCTTGAGCCGGATTTTGAAGAAAAAACCGGTTATGATTTGCAAATAATATCTAAGGGGACCGGGGCCTCATTGAAGCTAGGGCAAAATGGCGATGTAGACGTACTGTTGGTTCATGCCAAGGATAGAGAATTAGCACTGGTGGAAGAGGGATATTTCATTAATCGCCACGATGTGATGTATAACGATTTCATTATCCTCGGGCCGGAAGAGGACCCTGCCGGAGTAAAGGGAATGACTAATGCAGTTGAAGCTTTTAAGAAAATAGCTGATGCGCAGCTAGAATTTGCTTCCCGAGGTGATAACTCCGGTACCAACATGAAGGAATTGGCAATCTGGGAAAGTGCGGCTATTGAACCTACCGATGACTGGTACCTATCCTTAGGGCAAGGTATGGGAGATACACTGCGAGTAGCCAATGAAAAGCAGGCTTATACCTTGTCCGATCGCGGAACCTACATTGCAATGAAGGATAAATTAAACTTAAAAGCATTGGTGGAGGGCGATCAGATAATGTTTAACCAGTATGGCGTTATGGCCGTAAATCCGGAAAAACATAACGGTATTAACGCTGAGGGTGCTGATGCTTTTATCCAGTATATGCTTTCGCCGGAAACCCAAGTAAAAATAGGTGCATATAAGAAGTATGGCGAACAGCTATTTACTCCGAATGCCTAG
- a CDS encoding substrate-binding domain-containing protein encodes MSNGIFEISVNLPGGIPGEIFFGLLKATKRYGSLSRAAEEVGVSYRYAWGLIKKAEKQLSLQLLITKSGGSSGGGAELTADAEEMMADFLNLTGEIANHQQMVKDSNHKVSGYLLLATTLEPVETGLLAVLADAFLKETGINLRHIPAGSGQAMEMASQGRVDLLLTHAPVLELEFIQAGLGAKRQEIMSNPFILIGPNNDPAGIRNKDIMSAMSQVAAFGAAFISRNDNSGTHLKEKQCWEKLGINPVKPWYRASSHALMGNLGVLKQAAMCRAYALVDRATFLMFQKSDNSLKIAAWGNEDFQNPFSLVTLSKQHFPYLNHNETEAFFQWITNRNVLKLIAEFGKQTFGQTLFYPKK; translated from the coding sequence TTGTCGAATGGGATATTCGAAATATCTGTTAATCTCCCTGGAGGGATCCCGGGAGAAATTTTCTTCGGCCTCTTAAAGGCAACCAAACGCTACGGCTCGTTGAGCAGGGCAGCGGAAGAAGTTGGTGTTTCTTATCGTTACGCTTGGGGTTTAATAAAAAAGGCAGAAAAACAGCTTTCTCTACAGCTTTTAATTACTAAAAGCGGCGGTAGTTCCGGCGGTGGAGCAGAGCTTACCGCTGATGCAGAGGAAATGATGGCAGATTTTCTAAATTTAACCGGTGAAATTGCTAATCATCAACAGATGGTCAAGGATAGCAATCATAAAGTAAGCGGTTATTTATTGTTGGCTACCACTCTTGAGCCGGTGGAGACGGGATTACTTGCGGTTCTGGCCGATGCGTTTCTGAAGGAGACGGGAATTAATCTAAGGCATATACCTGCAGGCAGCGGGCAGGCAATGGAAATGGCCAGTCAAGGACGGGTAGATCTGCTGCTAACTCATGCCCCGGTGTTAGAATTGGAATTTATTCAGGCGGGTTTGGGAGCAAAACGCCAAGAAATTATGTCTAATCCGTTTATCCTAATTGGACCGAATAATGACCCCGCGGGAATAAGGAATAAGGATATAATGTCTGCCATGTCCCAGGTGGCAGCTTTTGGGGCAGCGTTTATTTCTCGTAATGATAATTCCGGAACGCATTTAAAAGAAAAACAATGTTGGGAAAAATTAGGCATTAATCCGGTTAAACCTTGGTATCGTGCTTCTAGTCATGCTTTAATGGGGAATTTAGGTGTGCTCAAACAGGCAGCAATGTGCAGGGCCTATGCATTGGTGGACAGGGCTACATTTCTGATGTTTCAGAAGTCAGATAATAGCTTGAAGATAGCGGCTTGGGGAAATGAAGATTTTCAAAACCCATTTTCTCTGGTAACATTGAGCAAACAGCATTTTCCCTATTTAAATCATAATGAAACGGAAGCCTTTTTTCAATGGATTACTAACAGGAATGTTCTTAAATTAATAGCGGAATTTGGCAAACAAACTTTTGGGCAGACACTGTTTTATCCCAAAAAGTAG
- a CDS encoding NapC/NirT family cytochrome c, with protein sequence MATLLTKVKRFIREHDYVRLSKRTLLLVMLVAGFGFSAAAALTWEVTNSSDFCGNVCHLMTPQAVTFKQSAHAEVDCTNCHLGIGVSPQLVARKATELTQVYKNLAGAYETPLQIKHLRPARYTCEKCHWTEAFYDDKVKVIRRFNEDKANSLVKTALVIKTGGGTSREGKGYGIHWHVENKVEYIATDSLKQNIPWVQVTNEDGVKVTYIEKEKELDTEQIETMEKRVMDCIDCHNRASHYIPNPDRALNEAIAAGSISRDIPWVKKNFLALLQQRDLRDAKFEQEIKILNEMYQEQYSGLGDTILEDAFDELRQIYRQTVYSDMEINWRTYPDGLGHKDFPGCFRCHDGQHVTESTTVDPARKVIRKECNLCHSVPLKLEAGEIDAQPVLEEVLNTASEPETHFDAQWADNHGSYKNDSCYSCHEREGYNVEEFCSNGSCHGYRWDLPKVTRFYAGKGINCIQCHQIAETGAHGVREHQIDCISCHDQVSWQADTKACESCHNTDNHEEKSRCWDCHNFREEDEAKS encoded by the coding sequence GTGGCCACTTTATTAACCAAAGTAAAACGATTTATTCGAGAGCATGACTATGTACGCTTATCTAAACGAACTTTATTGTTAGTTATGTTAGTCGCAGGGTTTGGTTTTTCTGCAGCAGCTGCATTAACTTGGGAGGTAACCAACAGCTCTGATTTTTGTGGCAATGTTTGCCACCTAATGACACCGCAGGCCGTTACCTTTAAGCAGTCGGCACATGCGGAAGTTGACTGTACAAATTGTCATTTAGGCATAGGGGTGTCACCCCAGTTAGTGGCACGCAAAGCCACAGAGTTGACTCAAGTTTATAAAAACCTTGCCGGCGCCTACGAAACACCGCTGCAAATAAAACATTTGCGGCCTGCCAGATATACTTGCGAAAAGTGCCACTGGACTGAAGCATTCTACGATGATAAGGTAAAAGTCATCAGGCGCTTCAATGAAGATAAGGCAAACTCACTGGTGAAAACAGCGCTGGTAATCAAGACTGGTGGAGGGACTTCCCGAGAGGGGAAAGGGTATGGTATTCACTGGCATGTGGAAAATAAAGTTGAATACATTGCCACTGATTCCTTGAAACAAAATATTCCCTGGGTGCAGGTTACCAATGAGGATGGAGTAAAGGTTACTTATATTGAGAAGGAAAAAGAACTGGATACAGAGCAAATAGAAACGATGGAGAAACGGGTAATGGATTGTATCGATTGCCATAACAGGGCATCACATTATATTCCAAACCCGGATAGAGCATTGAATGAAGCTATTGCAGCGGGGAGCATCAGCAGAGACATTCCTTGGGTAAAGAAAAACTTTTTGGCGCTATTGCAGCAGAGAGACCTGAGAGACGCCAAATTTGAGCAAGAAATAAAGATTCTTAATGAAATGTACCAAGAACAGTATTCCGGGCTAGGAGATACAATTCTGGAAGATGCATTTGATGAACTACGGCAGATTTACCGCCAGACTGTATACTCGGACATGGAAATTAACTGGCGCACCTACCCTGATGGACTTGGGCATAAAGATTTCCCTGGTTGTTTCCGTTGTCATGACGGCCAACATGTAACTGAGAGCACCACAGTAGATCCTGCTAGAAAGGTTATCCGCAAAGAATGCAATCTCTGCCATTCAGTACCGCTAAAACTTGAAGCGGGCGAGATTGATGCTCAGCCGGTGTTAGAGGAGGTTTTAAATACGGCCAGCGAACCAGAAACCCATTTCGACGCTCAATGGGCAGATAATCACGGCTCATACAAAAATGACAGTTGTTATAGCTGCCATGAGCGGGAAGGATATAATGTTGAAGAATTTTGCAGCAACGGCAGTTGCCACGGTTATCGATGGGATTTACCCAAGGTTACGCGCTTTTATGCCGGCAAAGGTATTAACTGTATTCAATGTCACCAAATTGCGGAGACTGGTGCCCACGGGGTAAGGGAACATCAAATAGACTGCATCAGCTGCCATGACCAGGTTAGCTGGCAGGCAGATACCAAGGCATGTGAGAGTTGCCATAATACTGATAATCATGAGGAAAAGAGCAGATGTTGGGATTGTCACAACTTTAGAGAGGAAGATGAAGCAAAAAGCTAA
- a CDS encoding sulfite exporter TauE/SafE family protein: MHFTAIILLGLLAGVLSSLLGIGGGIVLVPGMIYLLGLPVDKAVGTSLAIILPTALVGVYRHTTYGNVDWKAGLLIIVGSVTGAWLGAWLSRLIPAEILKKLFAGLIVLVAIKMWRG, from the coding sequence ATGCACTTTACGGCAATAATTTTGCTTGGATTGTTGGCAGGGGTACTCAGCTCGCTGCTGGGTATTGGCGGTGGGATAGTCTTGGTCCCCGGCATGATTTATCTATTGGGTTTGCCGGTGGATAAAGCAGTAGGAACATCCCTGGCCATTATTCTTCCCACTGCGCTGGTTGGTGTATACCGGCACACTACCTATGGCAACGTAGACTGGAAGGCGGGTTTGCTAATAATTGTCGGTTCAGTAACCGGGGCTTGGCTGGGGGCTTGGTTAAGCAGATTAATACCGGCGGAAATATTGAAGAAATTGTTTGCCGGGCTTATCGTTCTGGTGGCAATTAAAATGTGGCGTGGCTAG
- a CDS encoding ABC transporter permease, with product MAEIWAGLAQALTLIMTLNKELLGIIFLSLYVSGAAVLIAAALGISIGAWIGIRDSRRLRWLEKTIYTLMGLPPVVAGLLIYLLLANHGPLGPLDLLFSPAAMIIAQTVLAVPIITGLTMVAVRDKNSEVRETAVTLGASAKMVAFTVIKEAKRPISGAVIAGFGRVIAEVGAVMMVGGNIQGHTRVMTTAIVLETRKGNFELAIGLGIVLLALAFIINSLLYTVQREGGN from the coding sequence GTGGCCGAAATTTGGGCCGGATTGGCACAGGCTTTAACGTTAATTATGACACTCAACAAGGAACTATTGGGAATAATATTTTTGTCACTTTATGTTTCCGGGGCTGCTGTGTTAATCGCGGCAGCATTAGGTATCTCCATAGGTGCATGGATCGGTATTCGTGATTCTAGGCGTCTGCGGTGGTTGGAAAAGACAATTTACACTTTAATGGGACTGCCGCCGGTGGTGGCAGGATTGTTGATATACTTGCTTCTTGCCAACCATGGTCCTTTGGGGCCTCTGGATTTGCTTTTTTCTCCGGCCGCTATGATTATAGCGCAGACGGTGCTGGCCGTACCTATAATCACAGGACTTACTATGGTAGCGGTGAGGGATAAAAATTCAGAAGTTAGGGAAACAGCCGTTACTTTGGGTGCTTCCGCCAAGATGGTGGCTTTTACCGTTATTAAGGAGGCTAAACGGCCCATAAGTGGTGCCGTAATAGCAGGTTTTGGCCGGGTTATTGCTGAAGTAGGTGCGGTGATGATGGTAGGCGGTAATATTCAGGGTCATACTCGCGTAATGACTACGGCAATTGTTTTAGAAACACGCAAAGGAAATTTTGAACTGGCTATTGGTCTGGGTATTGTTCTTCTAGCATTAGCATTTATAATCAATTCCCTATTGTATACGGTTCAACGAGAGGGAGGAAATTAA